The Anoxybacillus amylolyticus DNA segment AAAAAATTATATCAATGCTCTTTCCTTTGTGTCAATGTGTTTTTTTCTACATTTTTCTCATTTCCGCATATAGTCTATCCCTAGATGGCAAAAATTATGTATAAAAAACAGAAAAGATCGCCCGCCTCTTATTGGTCGTCGCGATCTTGTTATTCTTCTTGAATTAAACGAAACGGCATCCCTGTACGCAACACCCCTTTCGTTTCCACTCCCCCCAATCCTTTTTCCCCTGTCAATGTATTGCGTAACACATCCCACACATTTACCGTTTCTATAAATGGGGTGAAACTAATTCTTGACACAATATACACTGGATCTAGTGCGTGAATATTAACGCGAGCAGGCGAGCTCGCAAAATTAGCACCTGCACGAATGAGCGATTCAAAATGCGATTGACACGCGCCCGCAAAAATGACGAGTTGATCAAGATGCGGAATTTTTTTTCGTGCCTCTTTCACTGTTTGCACAAAATATTTCGAATGGCGGTATGCCCGTAAATCCGTTATTTTTCCTTTCGATTTCGAGTAAGAATCGTGGCCGGTAACAACTAAAATATCGGGTCGAACTTGCTCTAAAAGTGCCCCAATTTTCTCTGGCATCTCTTTTTCCTCACAATATACTCCATGTACTGGGACACCGATTCGTTCATACAAGTTTAAACATTTTTGTAAATAAACAGGGTCGCCGTCTAGATGAAGAACGCGCCCTGGAATGTGAAAAAAATCTTTATCCGTTTGATACCCCCCAGTCGCTCGATATTCCGTTTTCTGCTTTAATAAATGGTAATCTTGGCGAAACAATTTAAACGATTGCTCAATCAGTTCCTGTTCTTTTTTCTCCCTAAGTTGCCGTTCCAATTCATCGACAATCAATAAATCGGCAAACGGGGCATCCGCCATTAACCGTACATCCTCCCCGTAAAGAATCGCTTCTTTCTCTCCGTCTTTCTCTTTTATGTCCACGACACGAAACAATAAATCACATTCGTACGACTTTCTTGCCACAATATCTCCTATTTTTACCTCCATCTTTTGTTCCCCCCAGCCTCTGGTTTATTAAGTACAATATGCATACATACAAAAGAAGTGAAGAAAAAAGAAAAAGACCTAAAAATTAGGCCTTTTCCTTCCATTCCTTTACTAACCGATTGCTCAGCTTAGCGAACTCCTCTATTGTCAACGTTTCTCCGCGTCGCCTCGAATCAATTTGTAGCTCTGTTAACACGCGTTCGATCGCTTCTTTTTGCTGCTTACCATTTGGCAATTGACTCGTTAAATTATTCAAAATCGTTTTGCGACGCTGGCTAAAACTTGCTCGAACAACTTGAAAGAAAAATGACTCATCGATAACGTCAACAGCCGGTTTTTCCCGTTTGGTTAGCCGAATGACCGCCGAATCAACATTCGGTTGCGGAATAAAAACGGTTCGTGGAACCGTCATAACCGTTTCTGCTTTCGTATAATATTGAACTGCAATGGATAAAGAACCGTAATCTTTCGTGCCTGGTTGCGCTGAAATGCGATCCGCCACTTCTTTTTGCAGCATCACGACAATGCCACGAATCGGTAAATGGTCTTCTAACAATTTCATAATAATCGGCGTTGTCACATAATAAGGCAAGTTGGCCACAACCATGACATCACGGACGCTAGAAAACTCTTCTTCCATCACGCGACGAATGTCCGCTTTCAGCACATCTTGATGAATGATGCGAACGTTTGGATACGGAAACAACGTATCCGCTAAAATTGGCAACAAGCGCTGGTCGATTTCAAACGCCACCACTTTTCTAGCGCGGCGAGCAAGTTGTTCAGTAAGGGCACCAATACCAGGACCGATCTCGATCACACCCGTTTCGTCGGATAGTTCTGCGTAATCGACGATGCGCCGCAAAATATTTGTATCGATCAAAAAATTTTGCCCTAAACTTTTTTTAAACGAAAACCCGTATTTCTCTAAAATCTCACGTGTTCGTCCTAGTGTGGCAATATCTTTAGTCATTTTCTTTTTCCTCCCGAAGCACTTGCTGCAACGCATCATAAAACGCATGTTTGGAAATGCGGAACATTTGTAATCGTTTATGCAGCTGTTTTCCATTCGTATATCCGATTTTCAGCAGCTGTCCTAGCCGTTGTCGCCGCGCTTTGGCTAACGCACCACCGACTAACCCTGCCACAAGTAAATCGTTAAACGTAATTTCTTCTTCCCATTCCACCGCTTCTTCGTACACGTGTTCAAGCGCTTGCCGAATGGCTTCTACTGTCGCATACTCTACCCCAACGCCTTTCCCTTTTTTCGAAAGCGCCGATTGTTTTGGCAAAAACGCATGTTTACATCCAGGAACGTGCTCGGCAATCGTTTTACGGATTTTCTCCCCTGGGAAATCCGGGTCTGTCAAAATAATGACGCCTCGCGTTTCTTTCGCCAGCTTAATTCGTTCGATCGTTTCTTCGTTAATTGCTGACCCGTTCGTTTCAATCGTATCGGCTTGTACCGCCCGCTGGACAGCAACCGTATCATCTTTTCCTTCTACCACAATAATCTCTTTAATTTTCAACGTAATTGTACGTACTGCTACTAAAAATATAGACAAACCTATATTTTTAGAGTGTTCCTGTTTCAACGAACCCGACCTCGCCAAAAGGCTACTATCGTTTGTATGGCTCTCCACAGGCGTTAATTCCCGACTAGCCATCGGTATCATACCGTCCTCGTTACGTGAGAACGATATAGTCTGTGGCACGTAAAAGGGATGTTGCCGCATGAAGGTCTCTATCCATCGTATGACCACAACCATCACAAACATATATCCGATCCGATAACTGGAGGTCTTTTTTCATATGCCCGCAACGAGAACACATTTTCGACGATGGATAAAATCGACTGACTTGTCTTACTTCCATGCCATATTTTTTGCATTTATGAATTAGCCATGTTTGAAACGTATAAAAACATTGTTCTGCAATGGATCTAGCCAAATGACGGTTTTTCATCATCCCTTTGACGTTCAAGTTCTCGATGACGACGTATCGTGGCTTGGTTTTCGCCACTTCATTCGCTACAAATTTCACGTACTCCAAGCGAATATTCGCCAATCGAGCATGGAGCTTTTGCACTCTAAAAATATTTTTGTCTATATTCGCTCCTCTTTTAGCAGCAGGTTCTTCACCTCTCTTCTTTAGATTTTCGTATTTGCGAGATAAGGAGCGTTGTTCTCGCTTTAATTTCTTTTTCAGCTTTTTGATTTTTTGTGTGTAGTTGATGTTTTGAAACACTCTGCCATCGCTTAAAACGGCAAATGCTTTAATTCCTAAATCAATGCCGATGCCTGTTGATTGAAGCGGAACATTCGGCTTGACATCTTCGACTTCACAAAGAACAGATACAAAATATCGTCCTGCTTTTTTCGATACCGTTCCGCTTCGGACGATGGCGTTCTTTGGGATATATCCGTATTCTTTTAACCGAACCCAACCGATGGTTGGAATTTTGATGCGATGCCGTTCGACTGTCCAATCCGTTTTGTTGTTTTTAGGAAAATAACAGTTGACGTCTTGGTCTTTTTTTCGTTTGTATCGAGGGAATCCCGATTTCCCTTGAAAAAAGCGTTGAAACGCTTTTTCTGCGTTCATAATCGACTGCTTGACAGCCTTTGTCGATACGTCTTTCATCCATTGGTCTTGTTGTTTGATGTGTACGTTATTGAGCCATTTATCAAACTCGTACCCACTCATGAATCGCTTTTCTTTTTCGTATATTTCCTTGTTTTTTGAAATGTAAAAGTTATACACGTAACGACAAACACCAATCGTTTTGTTTATTTTGATCGCTTGTTCGGTTGTCGGTTTGATTTCAACAAAATAAGCTTTTTTCATAACTGATCTTCCTTAATTTTGTCTTTGTACTTTCTCAAACCATAAACCCGACAGCTAAACACATCAATAATGGAAATCAAGTCTTGAACCAATTCTTCTTGCGGTGACCATTTCTCGTTGTGGATTACAATGATTTTTACACCTAATTTATCAAGAAATTGTTCGAACCACTCATAGCCGAATCGAACGAATCTGTCTTTATGTGCAATAAGAATGGTGGAAACCTTTCCATCTACACATGCTTCCATCAATCGATTCCAATGTTTTCTTTTGTAGTTTAAGCCGCTACCAATATCTGTTACAACTTCGTCCACAATCATTCCTTTTGCGTTAGCGTATTGCCTTAAAAACTCGACTTGATTTTCTAAATCGTCTTTTTGACCTTTGTTTGACACTCTGGCGTATATGACTGTCTTACCTACTTGATTTTCCTTTGGAATCCCCATATACTCTCTGTACTGTTCTTCTGTATAATATCTCCTTCCTTTTGGGTTTCGGTAAGCTTTCAATACGCCTTCGTTATCCCATCTTTGTAGCGTTTTTACCGAC contains these protein-coding regions:
- the yabG gene encoding sporulation peptidase YabG; the protein is MEVKIGDIVARKSYECDLLFRVVDIKEKDGEKEAILYGEDVRLMADAPFADLLIVDELERQLREKKEQELIEQSFKLFRQDYHLLKQKTEYRATGGYQTDKDFFHIPGRVLHLDGDPVYLQKCLNLYERIGVPVHGVYCEEKEMPEKIGALLEQVRPDILVVTGHDSYSKSKGKITDLRAYRHSKYFVQTVKEARKKIPHLDQLVIFAGACQSHFESLIRAGANFASSPARVNIHALDPVYIVSRISFTPFIETVNVWDVLRNTLTGEKGLGGVETKGVLRTGMPFRLIQEE
- the rsmA gene encoding 16S rRNA (adenine(1518)-N(6)/adenine(1519)-N(6))-dimethyltransferase RsmA; the encoded protein is MTKDIATLGRTREILEKYGFSFKKSLGQNFLIDTNILRRIVDYAELSDETGVIEIGPGIGALTEQLARRARKVVAFEIDQRLLPILADTLFPYPNVRIIHQDVLKADIRRVMEEEFSSVRDVMVVANLPYYVTTPIIMKLLEDHLPIRGIVVMLQKEVADRISAQPGTKDYGSLSIAVQYYTKAETVMTVPRTVFIPQPNVDSAVIRLTKREKPAVDVIDESFFFQVVRASFSQRRKTILNNLTSQLPNGKQQKEAIERVLTELQIDSRRRGETLTIEEFAKLSNRLVKEWKEKA
- the rnmV gene encoding ribonuclease M5, yielding MKIKEIIVVEGKDDTVAVQRAVQADTIETNGSAINEETIERIKLAKETRGVIILTDPDFPGEKIRKTIAEHVPGCKHAFLPKQSALSKKGKGVGVEYATVEAIRQALEHVYEEAVEWEEEITFNDLLVAGLVGGALAKARRQRLGQLLKIGYTNGKQLHKRLQMFRISKHAFYDALQQVLREEKEND
- a CDS encoding RNA-guided endonuclease InsQ/TnpB family protein, which translates into the protein MKKAYFVEIKPTTEQAIKINKTIGVCRYVYNFYISKNKEIYEKEKRFMSGYEFDKWLNNVHIKQQDQWMKDVSTKAVKQSIMNAEKAFQRFFQGKSGFPRYKRKKDQDVNCYFPKNNKTDWTVERHRIKIPTIGWVRLKEYGYIPKNAIVRSGTVSKKAGRYFVSVLCEVEDVKPNVPLQSTGIGIDLGIKAFAVLSDGRVFQNINYTQKIKKLKKKLKREQRSLSRKYENLKKRGEEPAAKRGANIDKNIFRVQKLHARLANIRLEYVKFVANEVAKTKPRYVVIENLNVKGMMKNRHLARSIAEQCFYTFQTWLIHKCKKYGMEVRQVSRFYPSSKMCSRCGHMKKDLQLSDRIYVCDGCGHTMDRDLHAATSLLRATDYIVLT
- a CDS encoding IS607 family transposase encodes the protein MKHYKPKEFAEMLHVSVKTLQRWDNEGVLKAYRNPKGRRYYTEEQYREYMGIPKENQVGKTVIYARVSNKGQKDDLENQVEFLRQYANAKGMIVDEVVTDIGSGLNYKRKHWNRLMEACVDGKVSTILIAHKDRFVRFGYEWFEQFLDKLGVKIIVIHNEKWSPQEELVQDLISIIDVFSCRVYGLRKYKDKIKEDQL